In Silene latifolia isolate original U9 population chromosome X, ASM4854445v1, whole genome shotgun sequence, the following proteins share a genomic window:
- the LOC141617809 gene encoding uncharacterized protein LOC141617809 yields MKVASWNVRGFNCPIKQCEVKDFLVHNQLDVLAILETRVKETKARKIISKVFAKWKVICNYNAHYNGRIWLLYNPTTVSLSHILSDTQWISCQVHHHLSSSDFQLSAVYGSNDASERMLLWNSLTQICTAKPWIVLGDFNVIRSPEEKLSSNPPILQDMLAFNSCLASCSLDDISSLGTDLTWTNKQDQQTRVWSKLDRVLINSSWATSFSSSSAHFHESGLSDHSRWWFLCVS; encoded by the coding sequence ATGAAGGTTGCTTCCTGGAATGTTAGAGGGTTCAATTGTCCTATAAAGCAGTGTGAAGTTAAGGATTTTTTGGTGCATAATCAGCTGGATGTTCTTGCCATCTTGGAAACAAGGGTTAAAGAAACTAAAGCCAGGAAAATCATAAGTAAGGTTTTTGCTAAGTGGAAGGTCATCTGTAATTACAATGCTCACTATAATGGCAGGATCTGGTTACTCTATAATCCTACTACTGTCTCTCTTAGTCATATTTTGAGTGATACTCAGTGGATTAGTTGCCaggttcatcatcatctttctaGTTCTGATTTCCAGCTGAGTGCTGTCTATGGCAGCAACGATGCTTCTGAAAGGATGCTTCTTTGGAATAGTCTCACTCAAATTTGCACAGCAAAGCCTTGGATTGTTTTGGGAGACTTCAATGTTATTAGAAGTCCTGAGGAGAAATTGAGTTCTAATCCTCCTATTTTGCAAGATATGTTGGCTTTCAATTCCTGCTTGGCATCTTGCTCTCTTGATGATATTTCTAGTTTAGGTACTGATCTGACTTGGACTAACAAACAGGATCAGCAGACAAGAGTCTGGTCTAAATTGGACAGGGTCCTTATTAATTCTAGCTGGGcaacttccttttcttcttccagTGCTCATTTTCATGAATCTGGGCTCTCTGATCATTCCCGGTGGTGGTTTCTTTGTGTTTCTTGA